The proteins below come from a single Archangium lipolyticum genomic window:
- a CDS encoding metallophosphoesterase codes for MPFRLFSFSLFIALGALLGHLYLYRRLVRGLLRGRVARLLAMAFLFLMTLLLMLRRTLQRELPVELADGVAVVSYTWMGLALLLVISLLVADLARGLLALGQRLRAPATAHVSPAPSVDEGRRLFLAQAMTGSAAIAGGSVAAYGRWRAFAPPVVTELAVKIPKLPRALEGLSIVQLTDIHVGPFIRREFMDELVHRANALRPDLIAVTGDLVDGDVPTLGGSVAALGNLKARFGSFFVTGNHDYYSGDEEWTAFLQTLGLQVLRNRHVRIGDAGGSLDLVGVDDWSGGKRRGRKGYDLDQALAGRDPDRAAVLLAHQPANFKVAAERGVDLQISGHTHGGQIFPMTLLIGLGWEHSAGLYRHGDSHIYVSRGCGFWGPPMRVGSPPEIVKLVLTA; via the coding sequence ATGCCGTTCCGCTTGTTCTCCTTCTCGCTCTTCATCGCGCTCGGCGCCTTGCTGGGACACCTGTACCTGTACCGGAGACTGGTGCGAGGCCTGCTGCGTGGACGCGTGGCCCGGCTCCTGGCGATGGCCTTCCTCTTCCTGATGACGCTCCTGCTGATGCTCCGGCGGACGCTGCAGCGCGAGCTGCCCGTGGAGCTCGCCGATGGGGTCGCGGTGGTGTCGTACACCTGGATGGGCCTGGCGCTCCTGCTGGTGATCTCACTCCTCGTCGCGGACCTCGCCCGGGGGCTCCTCGCGCTGGGACAACGGCTCCGCGCGCCCGCCACCGCGCACGTCTCCCCTGCCCCGTCCGTGGACGAAGGACGGAGGCTCTTCCTCGCGCAGGCGATGACCGGGAGCGCCGCCATCGCCGGTGGCTCCGTGGCCGCCTACGGCCGCTGGCGCGCCTTCGCGCCACCGGTGGTGACCGAGCTCGCGGTGAAGATTCCCAAGCTGCCACGGGCGCTGGAGGGCCTCAGCATCGTCCAGCTCACGGACATCCACGTGGGCCCCTTCATCCGGCGCGAGTTCATGGACGAGCTGGTCCACCGCGCCAATGCGCTCCGGCCGGACCTCATCGCCGTCACGGGGGACCTCGTGGACGGGGACGTGCCCACGCTCGGCGGGTCCGTGGCGGCGCTCGGGAACCTGAAGGCGCGCTTCGGCAGCTTCTTCGTCACCGGCAACCACGACTACTACTCGGGCGACGAGGAGTGGACGGCGTTCCTCCAGACGCTCGGCCTCCAGGTGCTGCGCAACCGCCACGTGCGCATCGGCGACGCGGGCGGCTCGCTGGACCTGGTGGGCGTGGATGATTGGAGCGGAGGAAAGCGGCGCGGCAGGAAGGGCTACGACCTCGACCAGGCGCTCGCGGGGCGGGACCCGGACCGGGCCGCGGTGCTGCTCGCGCACCAGCCCGCGAACTTCAAGGTGGCGGCGGAGCGGGGCGTGGACCTCCAGATCTCCGGCCACACCCACGGCGGGCAGATCTTCCCCATGACCCTCCTCATCGGACTGGGCTGGGAGCACTCCGCCGGGCTCTACCGGCACGGCGACTCACACATCTACGTGAGCCGCGGCTGCGGCTTCTGGGGCCCGCCCATGCGCGTGGGCAGCCCGCCGGAGATCGTCAAGCTCGTGCTGACGGCCTGA
- a CDS encoding B-box zinc finger protein, with translation MSGVRVRVVASDSRGAAMVLARAFQVPLEAARQLLSEERVLPRDLEAAEAQRLVEALRKHGVSCEPVAVAGHGSAVCSAHPSLAPESPCADCRELVCVLCRSPEGEALCARCAALRARRTRAKWLRVSVLLVVLVLVVFWGTSRNRLRETRLEWDRSLSVAVVLLSRGDVKPGVHQAWRDGVGQLETWLAREARRHGVGVDPPVRFVLAGPQSAAGLELSSPGESLVARARHAWALSRGLAAVDEAAGLGSLGLDARIYVVLEPAGEGGERLVEGMAEAGGSVGLVRGVLEDTELTLELTAVAHELFHCLGAADAYDEQGHARVPEGLVEPERQPLYPQPAAEVMVGEVPLGEGQGRLPESLDEVRVGPATAAALRWAP, from the coding sequence GTGAGCGGAGTCCGTGTCAGGGTGGTTGCCTCCGACTCCCGAGGGGCCGCGATGGTGCTGGCGCGCGCCTTCCAGGTTCCCCTGGAGGCGGCTCGCCAGCTGTTGTCCGAGGAGCGCGTCCTGCCTCGGGACCTGGAGGCGGCCGAGGCACAGCGGCTGGTGGAGGCGCTCCGGAAGCACGGGGTGAGCTGTGAGCCGGTGGCGGTGGCCGGCCATGGCAGCGCCGTGTGCAGCGCCCATCCGTCCCTGGCTCCCGAGTCACCGTGCGCGGACTGCCGCGAGCTGGTGTGCGTGCTGTGCAGGAGCCCGGAGGGCGAGGCGCTCTGTGCCCGGTGTGCCGCCCTCCGAGCGCGCCGGACGCGGGCCAAGTGGCTGCGTGTGTCCGTGTTGCTCGTCGTCCTGGTGCTCGTGGTGTTCTGGGGCACCTCTCGCAACCGCCTCCGGGAGACCCGCCTGGAGTGGGATCGATCCTTGAGCGTGGCGGTGGTGCTGCTCTCTCGAGGCGATGTGAAGCCCGGGGTGCACCAGGCCTGGCGGGATGGGGTCGGTCAGCTGGAGACGTGGCTCGCGCGCGAGGCCCGCCGCCACGGCGTGGGCGTGGATCCGCCAGTCCGGTTCGTCCTGGCCGGGCCCCAGTCCGCCGCCGGGCTGGAGCTGTCCTCGCCCGGGGAGTCGCTGGTGGCGCGGGCCCGTCATGCCTGGGCGCTGTCCCGCGGCCTGGCCGCAGTGGATGAGGCCGCCGGTCTGGGCTCGCTCGGGCTGGATGCTCGCATCTACGTGGTGTTGGAGCCCGCGGGCGAGGGAGGCGAGCGCCTCGTGGAGGGCATGGCCGAGGCGGGTGGCTCGGTGGGTCTGGTGCGCGGGGTGCTGGAGGACACCGAGCTCACCCTGGAGCTGACGGCCGTGGCCCACGAGCTCTTCCACTGTCTCGGCGCGGCGGATGCCTACGACGAGCAGGGCCATGCGCGCGTCCCCGAGGGGCTGGTGGAGCCCGAGCGTCAGCCCCTCTACCCGCAGCCCGCCGCCGAGGTCATGGTGGGCGAGGTCCCGCTGGGAGAAGGGCAGGGGCGGCTGCCCGAGTCCCTGGACGAAGTGCGCGTGGGGCCCGCCACGGCGGCGGCCCTCCGCTGGGCGCCTTGA
- a CDS encoding glutathione S-transferase family protein codes for MTQLIFHHYPSSPFAEKIRAIFGFKGLRWTSVHIPMIMPKPDVIALTGGYRKTPLLQIGADIYCDSALIADVLERLAPTPTLYPAESAGMARIVAQWADSTLFWTAIPYTLQPAAFQHSLSGMTPEQLKAFMADRAAFRGNAPIMQVPESTGALRLYLEQFEAQLADGRPWLLGKATSIADFSVYHSLWFVRRVPPVAGILEPYRHVLAWMERVQALGNGTSEKMESGEAIALAAASKPSSTEGEAFLDLHGIARGERVTVAATDYGVDPVEGELVLSRPNEIAIRRVDPRAGEVVVHFPRIGFRLQRQG; via the coding sequence GTGACCCAGCTCATCTTCCATCACTATCCAAGCTCCCCTTTCGCCGAGAAGATCCGGGCGATCTTCGGCTTCAAGGGCCTGCGATGGACCTCGGTCCACATCCCGATGATCATGCCCAAGCCGGACGTGATCGCGCTGACGGGCGGTTACCGCAAGACGCCCCTGCTGCAGATCGGCGCGGACATCTACTGTGACTCGGCATTGATCGCGGACGTGCTGGAGCGGCTCGCGCCCACGCCGACCCTGTATCCGGCTGAATCGGCCGGAATGGCACGCATCGTGGCGCAGTGGGCGGATTCGACCCTGTTCTGGACGGCGATCCCGTACACCCTCCAGCCGGCGGCGTTCCAGCACAGCCTCTCCGGGATGACGCCGGAGCAGCTCAAGGCGTTCATGGCCGACCGCGCCGCCTTCCGGGGCAACGCGCCGATCATGCAGGTTCCGGAATCCACCGGAGCGCTGCGGCTGTACCTCGAGCAGTTCGAGGCGCAGCTCGCGGATGGCCGGCCCTGGCTGCTCGGAAAGGCCACGAGCATCGCGGATTTCTCCGTCTACCACTCGCTCTGGTTCGTGCGGCGGGTGCCCCCGGTCGCGGGCATCCTCGAGCCGTACCGGCACGTGCTGGCCTGGATGGAGCGTGTCCAGGCCCTGGGGAATGGCACGTCCGAGAAGATGGAGAGCGGGGAGGCCATCGCGCTCGCGGCCGCGAGCAAGCCCTCCTCCACGGAAGGAGAGGCGTTCCTGGATCTGCATGGCATCGCGCGAGGCGAGCGCGTCACGGTCGCGGCGACGGACTACGGCGTCGATCCCGTGGAGGGCGAGCTCGTGTTGTCGCGCCCGAATGAGATCGCGATCCGCCGGGTGGATCCGCGCGCGGGCGAGGTCGTGGTGCACTTCCCCCGCATCGGCTTCCGGCTCCAGAGACAGGGGTGA
- a CDS encoding PAS domain S-box protein — translation MIDAQTGAHSAEGLIDELLQNLHGAIIWEAHAATARLSFISESAAEMFGHPGEQWAADADFLKKHVLSEDWGRFLEMLYQVAAEGGVQTCEHRMRRSDGSILWVQTTLQRSSRSNGALLLSGLTVDISRVKEREVALGEAEAHFRLLVENLRDYGVFMLSHDGTVASWTPGAQRLKGYRADEVLGAPLSYFFPPEENAKGTPQRLLDKAELEREAEYVGWMLRKGGTPFWASLTLSAITDERGRLRGFSNVAKDLTQSKMTEQALKESEEHFRLLVESQDYGVFMVSPTGAVETWNRGAQRLEGYRAHEVIGSPVSVLFPPDVTGNGLPERLLMEAARVGRAEYEGWLVRKGGELFWGLLTVSAVEDESGHLRGFSMLARDVTQRKRTEQELRRSEEYFRLLVGSVQDYGVFMLSTQGTIETWNQGAQRLKGYRAQEIIGSPISRFFPPEELEKRTPERLVEQALLNGSATYEGWMVRKGGARFWALATLSAVEDAEGNLQGISNVARDLTERKRAEDTLRESEERLRLLLDSLQDYGVFMLSPDGHIASWNPGAERMKRYKAEEIIGAHVSRFFRPEELQKGLPQSLLRRAEAEGRAEFEGWMVRKGGSTFWASLILSAVRDREGHLHGISNVARDLTERMRTERAMSFLSEVGTVLAGSLDYHTTLNTVARLATHSLAQACVVEMLEDTLLHPVAVAHVDPAHELLVQKAMRSIPNEPQKGHGVARVVQTGQSELLPDLSDVGWITEALGLGDSTLLRDLGAQSYLCVPLTARGKTFGAMVLVAGPGRRYDSEDLRLAEELASRAALAIDNARLYEQSQKAIRMREEVLAVVSHDLRNPLTIIRTGAAQLFSEARGAEPRGKAPRIIERIGRAADRMIHMIRDLLDFSSIEAGQLRIEAAAHIANELVTESVEMLQSIAADKGVRLDKELEPSNLKVQCDHDRIMQVLSNLVGNAIKFTGEGGSVMVRTRDEGARVVFSVSDTGPGIAEKDRAHIFDRYWQATRRARDSFGLGLAITKAIIESHGGTIWIESTEGQGTTFFFTLPVDRQEVRSRST, via the coding sequence ATGATAGACGCGCAAACCGGTGCACACTCGGCCGAGGGCCTGATTGACGAGCTACTACAGAACCTTCACGGGGCCATCATCTGGGAGGCGCATGCCGCGACGGCCCGGCTCTCGTTCATCAGTGAGTCGGCCGCGGAGATGTTCGGTCATCCCGGCGAGCAGTGGGCGGCCGATGCGGATTTCCTGAAAAAGCACGTCCTCTCCGAGGACTGGGGCCGTTTCCTGGAGATGCTGTATCAGGTGGCCGCCGAAGGCGGCGTGCAGACGTGCGAGCACCGGATGCGCAGGTCGGATGGCTCGATCCTCTGGGTCCAGACCACCCTGCAGCGCAGCAGCCGCTCGAATGGTGCGCTTCTCCTCTCCGGGCTGACCGTCGACATCTCCAGGGTCAAGGAGCGGGAGGTCGCCCTCGGCGAAGCCGAAGCACATTTCCGGTTGCTCGTCGAAAACCTCCGCGACTACGGCGTGTTCATGCTGTCGCACGACGGGACCGTGGCGAGCTGGACCCCTGGTGCGCAACGACTCAAGGGTTATCGGGCCGATGAGGTCCTCGGTGCGCCGCTCTCGTATTTCTTCCCTCCCGAGGAGAACGCGAAAGGGACTCCCCAGCGGCTCCTGGACAAGGCCGAGTTGGAGCGTGAGGCTGAGTACGTGGGCTGGATGCTCCGGAAAGGCGGCACGCCCTTCTGGGCGAGCTTGACCCTGAGCGCCATCACCGACGAGCGAGGACGCCTTCGAGGCTTCTCGAACGTGGCGAAGGATCTGACCCAGAGCAAGATGACCGAGCAGGCGCTGAAAGAGAGCGAGGAGCACTTCCGGCTGCTCGTCGAGAGTCAGGACTACGGCGTGTTCATGGTGTCTCCCACGGGAGCCGTCGAGACATGGAACCGCGGCGCCCAACGGCTCGAAGGCTATCGAGCCCACGAAGTCATCGGGTCCCCGGTATCCGTGCTCTTTCCTCCCGACGTGACCGGGAACGGCCTGCCCGAGCGTCTCCTCATGGAGGCCGCGCGGGTAGGCCGTGCCGAATACGAGGGCTGGCTCGTCCGCAAGGGCGGAGAGCTCTTCTGGGGGCTCCTCACGGTCAGCGCGGTGGAGGATGAAAGTGGCCACCTCCGGGGCTTCTCCATGCTCGCGAGGGATGTCACCCAGCGAAAGCGCACGGAGCAGGAGCTTCGACGGAGCGAGGAGTACTTCCGGCTGCTCGTGGGGAGCGTTCAGGATTACGGCGTGTTCATGCTGTCCACGCAGGGAACCATCGAGACCTGGAATCAAGGTGCGCAGCGGCTCAAGGGTTACCGCGCCCAGGAGATCATCGGCTCGCCCATCTCACGCTTCTTCCCTCCCGAGGAGCTCGAGAAGCGCACGCCGGAGCGGCTCGTCGAGCAGGCGCTCTTGAATGGCAGTGCGACCTACGAGGGGTGGATGGTGCGAAAGGGCGGTGCCCGCTTCTGGGCGCTCGCCACCCTCAGCGCGGTGGAAGACGCGGAGGGCAACCTCCAGGGCATCTCCAATGTCGCCAGGGATCTGACCGAGCGCAAGAGGGCCGAGGACACGCTGCGCGAGAGCGAGGAACGGCTCCGGCTGCTGCTCGACAGCCTTCAGGACTACGGTGTCTTCATGCTGTCCCCGGACGGGCATATCGCGAGCTGGAACCCAGGGGCGGAACGGATGAAGAGGTACAAGGCGGAGGAGATCATCGGAGCGCATGTGTCCCGTTTCTTCCGCCCCGAGGAGTTGCAGAAGGGGCTCCCCCAGAGCCTGCTGCGGCGTGCGGAGGCGGAGGGGCGCGCCGAATTCGAGGGTTGGATGGTCCGCAAGGGTGGGAGCACCTTCTGGGCCAGCCTCATCCTCAGCGCGGTGAGGGATCGCGAGGGCCACCTGCACGGCATCTCCAACGTGGCCAGGGACCTGACGGAGCGCATGCGGACCGAGCGGGCCATGTCCTTCTTGTCCGAGGTTGGCACGGTGCTGGCCGGGTCTCTCGACTACCACACCACCTTGAACACGGTGGCCCGGCTGGCGACGCACTCCCTGGCCCAGGCCTGCGTCGTCGAGATGCTCGAGGACACCCTCCTCCACCCCGTCGCGGTCGCGCATGTCGACCCGGCCCATGAGCTGCTCGTCCAGAAAGCGATGCGGAGCATCCCCAACGAACCGCAGAAGGGGCATGGAGTCGCGCGCGTCGTGCAGACCGGGCAATCGGAGTTGCTACCGGACCTCTCCGACGTAGGCTGGATCACGGAAGCCCTCGGGCTCGGAGATTCCACGCTCCTGAGGGACCTCGGAGCGCAGTCGTATCTGTGTGTTCCACTGACGGCGCGTGGCAAGACGTTTGGCGCGATGGTCCTCGTGGCCGGTCCTGGCAGGCGCTACGACTCGGAGGATCTCCGCCTGGCGGAAGAGCTCGCCAGCCGCGCCGCGCTCGCCATCGACAACGCGCGGTTGTACGAGCAGTCCCAGAAAGCCATCCGCATGCGGGAGGAAGTCCTGGCGGTCGTGTCGCATGATCTCCGCAACCCCCTGACCATCATCCGGACGGGGGCCGCGCAGCTCTTCTCCGAGGCACGCGGGGCCGAGCCGCGAGGGAAGGCTCCCCGGATCATCGAGAGAATCGGGCGCGCGGCCGATCGGATGATCCACATGATCCGGGATCTGCTCGATTTCTCCAGCATCGAGGCGGGGCAGCTCCGGATCGAGGCCGCGGCGCACATCGCCAACGAGCTCGTGACGGAGAGCGTCGAGATGCTGCAATCCATCGCGGCCGATAAAGGGGTTCGACTCGATAAGGAGCTCGAACCGTCGAACCTGAAGGTCCAGTGCGATCACGACCGCATCATGCAGGTCTTGTCGAACCTGGTCGGTAACGCGATCAAGTTCACGGGAGAGGGAGGCTCCGTCATGGTGCGGACCCGAGACGAAGGGGCTCGGGTCGTCTTCAGCGTCAGCGACACGGGCCCCGGCATCGCGGAAAAGGACCGGGCTCATATCTTCGACCGTTACTGGCAGGCGACCAGGAGGGCCCGAGATAGCTTCGGGCTCGGCCTCGCCATCACCAAGGCGATCATCGAGTCCCATGGCGGGACGATCTGGATCGAGAGCACGGAAGGTCAGGGCACCACGTTCTTCTTCACACTGCCGGTCGACAGGCAAGAGGTGCGCTCGCGCTCAACGTGA
- the cglE gene encoding adventurous gliding motility protein CglE, giving the protein MRKPLLVAVLALLPTPVLAATPPEGVPLEVRRGFFTEADIGAFFTLGGENIYSNAQTYLQLGVGYDLTDKVSLGLHFGLGASAANCFAGYLPGSDVCSMSDNFTVAFGDVTAAYMVPLAERLYLMPKVAAGLTRMDPAPVGGGDPGLPMTAPNAGLGIGIEYATPMDHFSVGADFMARYIIGPNISTFALFPRVKYTF; this is encoded by the coding sequence ATGAGGAAGCCTCTGCTGGTCGCCGTGCTCGCGCTGCTGCCCACCCCTGTCCTCGCGGCCACGCCGCCCGAGGGTGTCCCGCTCGAGGTCCGCCGCGGCTTCTTCACCGAGGCCGACATCGGGGCGTTCTTCACGCTGGGTGGCGAGAACATCTATTCGAACGCGCAGACGTATCTGCAGCTCGGCGTGGGGTATGACCTGACGGACAAGGTGTCGCTGGGGTTGCACTTCGGGCTGGGCGCGTCGGCGGCGAACTGCTTCGCCGGGTACCTGCCGGGCTCGGACGTGTGCAGCATGTCCGACAACTTCACGGTGGCGTTCGGCGACGTGACGGCCGCGTACATGGTGCCGCTGGCCGAGCGCCTCTACCTGATGCCGAAGGTGGCCGCGGGCCTCACGCGGATGGATCCCGCGCCGGTGGGCGGCGGGGACCCGGGACTGCCGATGACGGCCCCGAACGCGGGACTGGGCATCGGCATCGAGTACGCGACGCCGATGGACCATTTCTCGGTGGGGGCGGACTTCATGGCCCGCTACATCATCGGGCCCAACATCTCGACGTTCGCCCTCTTCCCCCGCGTGAAGTACACCTTCTGA